A window of the bacterium genome harbors these coding sequences:
- the dnaK gene encoding molecular chaperone DnaK: MAKVVGIDLGTTNSVIAAMIGGEPTVIPNSEGSRLTPSVVGFTKTGERLVGQMARRQAILNPENTVSSIKRFVGRRFSEVESERRIVPYKVEEGKNGAAVVNIPAAGKTFTPEEISAMVLQKLKADAEAYLGEKVEQAVITVPAYFNDAQRTATRNAGEIAGLKVLRIINEPTASALAYGRQLEQKHAKTILVFDLGGGTFDVSILEIGEGVYEVKATNGDTHLGGDDFDERIVNWLADEFKKQQGIDLRQDRQALQRLREAGERAKIELSTVVQTSINLPFITADASGPKHLDMVLTRAKFDELTADLVERCIGPFKQALADAKLTERDLNEVILVGGATRMPSVQELVRRLTGKEPNKEVHPDEVVAVGAAIQAGVLAGDVREVVLLDVTPLSLGIETLGGVNTILITRNTTIPTRKAETFSTAEDGQTAVDVHVLQGERPMARDNRTLGKFLLDGIPPAPRGVPQVEVTFDIDANGILNVSAKDKATGREQSIKITGTGTMDKGEVDRLVKEAEAHAQEDQQQRETAEIKNRGDSLAYQTDRMLKEVGDKVSADERGKVETALGELKEALKSGDSSRIKRASEALQQASYKLGEEMYKRTTAGAGAGAAGAGTAGGQAAAGGKGNDDVIDAEFKPSDKQ, translated from the coding sequence ATGGCGAAGGTAGTGGGTATCGATCTCGGCACGACGAACTCGGTCATTGCGGCAATGATTGGCGGAGAGCCAACGGTCATCCCCAACTCCGAGGGGAGCCGGCTGACGCCCTCCGTCGTCGGCTTCACGAAAACCGGAGAGCGGCTCGTCGGCCAGATGGCCCGGCGGCAGGCGATTCTCAACCCTGAGAACACCGTCTCCTCGATCAAGCGGTTCGTGGGACGGCGGTTCAGCGAGGTCGAGAGCGAACGCCGGATCGTTCCATACAAGGTGGAGGAAGGGAAGAACGGCGCGGCGGTCGTCAACATCCCGGCGGCCGGCAAGACCTTTACGCCGGAGGAGATCTCCGCGATGGTCCTCCAGAAACTCAAGGCCGACGCGGAAGCCTACCTCGGGGAGAAGGTGGAGCAAGCCGTCATCACGGTCCCGGCCTACTTCAACGACGCCCAGCGCACGGCGACGCGGAACGCCGGGGAGATCGCCGGGCTTAAGGTCCTGCGAATCATCAACGAGCCGACCGCGTCCGCGCTCGCCTATGGACGGCAGCTCGAACAGAAGCATGCCAAGACGATCCTCGTCTTCGACCTGGGCGGCGGGACGTTCGATGTCTCCATCTTGGAGATCGGCGAAGGAGTGTACGAGGTCAAAGCGACCAACGGGGACACCCACCTCGGGGGCGACGACTTCGACGAGCGCATCGTCAACTGGCTCGCCGACGAATTCAAGAAGCAGCAGGGAATCGATCTGCGGCAGGACCGGCAGGCGCTCCAGCGGCTGCGGGAGGCGGGTGAGCGCGCGAAGATCGAGCTCAGCACCGTCGTGCAGACGTCGATCAACCTGCCGTTCATCACCGCGGATGCCTCGGGACCGAAGCACCTGGATATGGTGCTCACCCGCGCGAAGTTCGACGAGCTGACCGCCGATCTGGTAGAGCGGTGCATCGGCCCGTTCAAGCAGGCGCTCGCGGACGCCAAACTGACTGAGCGTGACCTGAACGAGGTCATCCTGGTCGGCGGCGCGACGCGGATGCCCAGCGTCCAGGAACTGGTGCGCCGGTTGACAGGGAAGGAGCCGAACAAGGAAGTCCACCCGGACGAGGTGGTCGCGGTGGGCGCGGCGATCCAGGCCGGGGTCCTTGCCGGCGACGTCCGCGAGGTGGTGCTCCTCGACGTCACACCGCTCTCGCTCGGGATCGAGACACTCGGCGGCGTCAACACCATCTTGATCACGCGGAACACGACCATCCCTACTCGGAAGGCGGAGACGTTCAGCACGGCCGAGGACGGCCAGACGGCGGTCGACGTCCACGTTCTGCAGGGAGAGCGGCCGATGGCGCGCGATAACCGGACGCTCGGTAAGTTCCTGCTCGACGGGATCCCGCCCGCGCCGCGCGGCGTCCCGCAGGTTGAGGTGACGTTCGACATCGACGCGAACGGCATCCTCAATGTCTCGGCCAAGGACAAAGCCACAGGACGCGAGCAATCGATCAAGATTACCGGCACCGGCACGATGGACAAGGGCGAAGTGGACCGGCTCGTCAAAGAGGCGGAGGCGCACGCCCAGGAGGACCAGCAACAGCGGGAGACCGCGGAGATCAAGAACCGCGGGGACAGCCTGGCCTATCAGACCGATCGGATGCTCAAGGAGGTCGGCGATAAAGTCTCCGCCGACGAGCGGGGCAAGGTTGAGACCGCGCTCGGCGAGCTCAAGGAAGCGCTGAAGAGCGGGGATTCCTCCAGGATCAAGCGCGCCTCCGAGGCCCTGCAGCAGGCCAGCTACAAGCTGGGCGAGGAGATGTACAAGCGGACCACGGCGGGCGCGGGGGCCGGCGCAGCAGGCGCCGGGACCGCAGGCGGGCAAGCCGCCGCGGGCGGCAAGGGGAACGACGATGTCATCGACGCGGAGTTCAAGCCGTCCGACAAGCAATGA
- a CDS encoding nucleotide exchange factor GrpE gives MEQRNERSELEGAGDDPADAGAAPADTKAAGVNDLAALSPEALREKVREAREDAQRNWQHFLHSAADLENYKKQAARDRQDAVERTRRQMLSLVLSVLDNLERAMTFGDPQDGPSRGLLDGLRMTHRQILAQLEAIGVRPIESVGRPFDPRLHEAVSVVPPKDASAESGTIAGEVLKGYLLNDEVLRPAKVAVVGGQNQREP, from the coding sequence ATGGAGCAGCGGAACGAGCGTTCCGAATTAGAAGGCGCGGGAGACGACCCGGCGGACGCGGGGGCCGCGCCGGCGGACACGAAGGCCGCCGGGGTGAACGATCTGGCGGCCCTCTCGCCCGAAGCGCTGCGGGAGAAGGTCCGTGAGGCCCGCGAGGACGCGCAGCGGAACTGGCAGCATTTCCTTCATTCCGCCGCGGACCTGGAAAACTACAAGAAGCAGGCAGCAAGAGACCGGCAGGACGCGGTCGAGCGGACCCGCCGCCAGATGCTCAGCCTCGTGCTGAGCGTGCTCGACAACCTCGAGCGAGCGATGACGTTTGGGGATCCACAGGACGGACCGAGCAGGGGGCTCCTCGACGGCCTGCGGATGACCCACCGGCAGATCCTCGCCCAACTCGAGGCGATCGGGGTGCGCCCCATCGAATCAGTGGGCCGGCCCTTTGATCCTCGCCTGCACGAGGCGGTGAGCGTGGTCCCCCCGAAAGACGCAAGCGCGGAGAGCGGGACGATCGCGGGTGAGGTGTTGAAAGGGTATCTGCTGAACGACGAGGTCCTGCGACCGGCCAAGGTTGCCGTGGTCGGGGGGCAGAACCAACGGGAGCCGTAA
- a CDS encoding DnaJ C-terminal domain-containing protein, with product MEFKDYYKILGVERAADQKAISQAFRKLARQHHPDVNKGDKQAEAKFKEINEAYQVLHDPEKRAKYDQLLDLRQRGGGWEEMLRRGAGAGQGGDGTYTIYGSPQDLEQFSDFFNQLFGGLGGAPFGAGAAGGTRRGRPRGGFRIDELFGQRGPAATEERQVPGQDVEGTVEITLEEAYHGATRTVTVPGGGGQPAHSIEVTIPKGVRSGQRIRAAGQGPGGDLYLRVEIAPHPTFTRVGDDILSEVPVPVWTAGLGGTVEAPTLGGAVTMTIPEGTQDGRTLRLRGRGMPHLRGGGTGDELVKIRLMLPHPLTAKDRELLEAMQRHHEGPAAKP from the coding sequence ATGGAGTTCAAGGACTACTACAAAATCCTCGGCGTCGAGCGCGCCGCTGATCAGAAGGCCATCAGCCAGGCGTTCCGGAAGCTGGCGCGGCAGCACCATCCCGATGTCAACAAGGGCGACAAGCAGGCCGAGGCCAAGTTCAAAGAGATTAACGAAGCCTACCAGGTCCTGCATGATCCGGAGAAGCGCGCGAAGTACGATCAGCTCCTGGACCTCAGGCAGCGGGGCGGGGGCTGGGAAGAGATGCTGCGGCGAGGGGCGGGCGCGGGTCAGGGGGGAGACGGCACCTACACGATCTACGGATCTCCCCAGGATCTCGAGCAGTTTAGCGACTTCTTCAACCAGTTGTTTGGCGGGCTCGGAGGCGCCCCATTCGGCGCGGGGGCGGCCGGCGGGACCCGCCGGGGTCGCCCGCGGGGCGGCTTCCGGATCGACGAGCTCTTCGGGCAGCGCGGCCCCGCCGCAACGGAGGAGCGCCAGGTTCCCGGGCAAGATGTGGAGGGGACGGTCGAGATCACGCTGGAGGAGGCCTACCACGGCGCGACCCGGACCGTGACCGTGCCCGGCGGCGGAGGGCAACCGGCTCACAGCATCGAGGTCACGATCCCGAAGGGCGTGCGCAGCGGGCAGCGCATCCGCGCGGCCGGGCAGGGCCCGGGAGGTGATCTGTACCTGAGGGTGGAGATTGCTCCGCACCCGACCTTTACCAGGGTCGGGGACGATATCCTCAGCGAGGTGCCGGTGCCGGTGTGGACCGCGGGGCTCGGGGGGACGGTTGAGGCTCCCACGTTGGGCGGCGCAGTCACCATGACGATTCCAGAAGGGACTCAGGACGGCAGGACGCTCCGGCTTCGAGGGCGGGGGATGCCGCATCTCCGAGGCGGGGGCACGGGCGATGAGCTGGTCAAGATCCGGCTCATGCTGCCACACCCGCTCACCGCGAAGGATCGGGAGCTGCTCGAGGCGATGCAGCGGCACCACGAGGGCCCCGCCGCCAAACCGTAA